Within Bacillus sp. E(2018), the genomic segment GCCGGGTGCGAACTGATCTCTGGATCATCTGTTGCCATATATTCCAGATCACCCGCGTTCATCATCTTTTCCATGACTTTTCGGTAGTCCCAAACGGATAGTTTCGTCCCTTTTAAGTCCCAGTGCCAATAGTATTCTGTCGTGATAATAATATAATCTTCCATGGCATCATCCATCATGGATACCTTTAATAGCGTTTTACCAACTTTAAAGTTGCGATAGTCAGGTATGACCTCAATCGCACCTAATTCTAGTAAATTTTCCATGTTTCCTTCAGACCATCGTTCGAGCGGATCTGGATAGACGTATGTAACATAACCGATAACGGTATCCTTATTTCTTGCAATTATGATTCGGCCTTCGGGTAGTCTAGCAATCTCAGTAACAGCTTTCTTTTGTTCATCTGCTGGTCTAAATGCTTTTAAATCTTCATGAAAATAAAGACCTTCTAACGTTTCAGCTGATACAGGTCCTTCGACCGTAATGGTTCCATGACTTGTCTTTAATGCTACACAGTTGTATGTTTTGGTATGATTCATTTTTACACCACCTAGGTTGGTTTCCAACTTCTATTATACATCATAAACCGTTGTTGTAAGGGTTTACATATCGGTTTTTATAGATAGTTCTAATAAGTTAAAAAATTTAGATAATATGCTATAATTAAAGAGATATTCAAAAGGGAAGGGAGATTTAGCAATGAAACTGGAAGCGCTTCCGATTATAAAAGGTGATTTTAATCTACAAGATTATGAGGCTACATACGGAGCATTTGATTGGAAAGACATTGAAAAAGAATTCTCCTGGCACAAAACAGGACGAGTCAATATGGCATATGAAGCTATAGACCGTCATGCAGCATCCCATCGTAAAAACAAAGTAGCACTCTACTTTTCGGATCAAAAAAGAGATGAGAAGTATACGTTTAAAGACATGAAAGAGATGTCTAACAAAGCAGGTAATATGTTACGCCAAATAGGTGTTGAAAAAGGTGATCGTGTCTTCATCTTCATGCCGCGTTCACCTGAACTTTACTTTACGTTCCTTGGAGCAATCAAGCTTGGAGCGATTGTTGGTCCCTTGTTTGAGGCATTCATGGAGGGTGCAGTAAGAGATAGACTTGAGGATAGTGAGGCAAAAGTGCTTGTTACTACGCCAGCCCTCTTAGAGCGTGTCCCAGTCGATCAACTGCCGAAATTGAAAAATGTTATTTTGGTAGGAGAAGATGTTAAAGAAGAGGGACCGTATGTAAATTATTTTGATCGTATGAAAAAAGCATCAAAAGATTTAGATATAGAATGGGTTGATCGTGAAGACGGATTAATCCTTCACTACACATCTGGATCGACAGGTAAACCAAAAGGTGTGCTTCATGTTCATAATGCGATGCTTCAGCATTTCCAAACTTCAAAATGGGTACTTGATCTAAAAGAAGACGATGTGTACTGGTGTACGGCAGATCCTGGCTGGGTGACAGGAACTTCTTATGGCATATTCGGGCCTTGGTTGAACGGCACTTCAAGTGTCATTCGAGGTGGACGTTTCTCACCTGAAGATTGGTATGGAACGATTGAAAATTATGGCGTAACGGTCTGGTACAGTGCTCCAACGGCTTTTCGTATGTTAATGGGTGCTGGAGATGAAGTGGTAAAGAAATTCGATATGTCTTCGCTTCGACATATTTTAAGTGTAGGTGAACCTCTTAACCCTGAGGTTGTTAGATGGGGAATGAAGGTGTTTAACTTGCGCATACATGACAACTGGTGGATGACGGAAACAGGTGGTCAGCTGATCAGTAACTATCCAGCGATGGAAATTAAACCTGGATCGATGGGTAAACCGTTCCCAGGAGTAGAAGCAGCGATCATTGATGACCAAGACAACATCCTACCTCCGTATCGAATGGGCAACCTCGCGATCAAAAAAGGATGGCCGTCTATGATGCGTGCGATCTGGAACAATCCTGAAAAATATGATTCCTATTTTACGCCAGGTGGCTGGTATGTTTCTGGAGATTCTGCTTACATGGACGAAGATGGATACTTCTGGTTCCAAGGAAGAATTGATGATGTGATCATGACTTCCGGAGAACGAGTAGGACCGTTTGAAGTAGAAAGTAAGCTTGTCGAACATCCAGCTGTTGCAGAAGCAGGTGTAATAGGAAAACCCGATCCTGTTCGAGGCGAGATTATTAAAGCGTTCATCGCCCTTCGTTCGGGCTATGAAGCAAGCGATGAACTGATTGAGGAAATCCGTAGTTTTGTAAAAGCAGGACTTGCTGCACATGCAGCACCGCGTGAGATCGAATTCCGTGACAAGCTTCCGAAGACAAGAAGCGGTAAGATTATGCGTCGTGTTCTTAAAGCTTGGGAACTTGATCTTCCAACAGGTGATCTATCTACAATGGAAGATTAATTTAATAACAATGAAAAACCCTCGAATCAATTCGAGGGTTTTTTCTTGTTATTTTGTGTTGTTGCTGGAGGCGGATCGTCAGTTCCAGGATCCGCAGGTTCAGTTGGTGGCGGTGGCGGTGGATCTTGTGGCTCATCAGGCTTACCACCTACTCCATCTGTTGGTGGAGTAGGTGGTTCAGCTGGTGGTTTCTTTTCACCGACTTGAACTTTTGTTTGTGCAGGAGATTCCTTACCTGCAATATCCACCGCTGTTACATAAACGACGCCAGCAGGTACTTTAGCAGAAGTTTTATCAGCGGTTACAGAGCCGATCTTCTTAAATGATGTGCCATCTGAAGAGTGATAGATGCGGTAACCAATTACATCATTCTCTCCATGAGATGCCCATGAAAGGACACCATCTGACATTTTTGCGCCTGCAACAGCGGAAGGAACTTTGCCATTTTCTTTTAACTCTTTTTCAGGAACAATGTTGTTCAATAGATTCGTTGTATTCGTTAATTTGTTTAGTGCTTCTAATCCAAGTTCACGCAAGAACTCTTCCTTGATCAATACACCATCTTTCGTGAACTCTTGTGGAGTAGATGGAAGTGCCTTATACTTCGCATCACCTACAAGTACATAACGACCTTTTGTGAGCGTGTCGTCCACTTCGTTAGGTGTGAACTTCGCATTAAAGAGATCAGTTGTAACAAGTCCAGCGCTTCGACAAAGATCAGAAGGCAGCTTACCTGATATTCCACAGATCTCACGACGCACGATTCCTGAAGGCATTGCGAATTGCTTGTCAGGATCCATTAATTGTGGTGAATGCTTATAAGCTGCGTTTGCAAGTAGCGACCAAATTCGCTGATTTCTTTTCCCAGTACCGCCGTCCCCTTTAGCTAGTGAATCAGGTGTATCATATCCAATCCATACTCCAAGGGAAACGTTTGGATTTGTTCCTACAAACCAAGAGTCATAATCATCATTTGTTGTACCAGATTTCCCTGCCCAATCGGTGCTAAAGGAAAGATAACGATTAATATTATTTCCAGTACCACCATTTACAACGTCACGCATCATATCTAACAATAAAAAAGATGTTTGCGGCGAGTAAACTGGAACAGGATTTGCTTTATGCTGATAGATTAATTCACCGTTATTTGATTCTATTTTTTCAATCATGTATGCATCTACGAAATTACCGCCGTTTGCAAAGGTGGCAAATGCATTTGTATTTTCCTCGACAGTAACACCGTTTGTCATTCCTCCGATAGCAAGAACAGGTGCTCCTCTGTCATTAGGACTTAGTGAAGAAACACCCATTTTTTCTAATCTGTTAAGTGCCTCATCGGTATTCACTCTCATATAACTTCTAACTGCAGGTGTATTTCTTGACCATTTCATAGAGTGTCTAACAGAAACAAGTCCGTCATATTTTCCATCCCAGTTTCCAATTGAGTGAGAACCAGATTGAATGGGTGTATCTGGAACGATCGAACCTGGTTGCACTTTACCTGTTTCAAGTGCTAGAGAGTAGGCAAGCAATGGCTTCATTGTAGAACCGTTCTGTCGTTTCATATATGTTGAATGATTGGTTTGTTCACGATTGAAGTCACGGCCGGCTACGAAACTAATGATCTTTCCAGACTTGTTGTCTATTAATGATGCTCCAACCTCTTCGGGTTCAGGTTTGTCTAATTTTTTTCCTCTAACATATTCATTGGCTGGACCAAAAAGATTATCGTTTGCTACTACTGCTTGCATCTCATCATATATTTTTTGGTTAATGGTCGTATGAATCTTTATCCCTTTTTGTCGAACTTGAATTCTAGCATTTTCTTTGTATTCCTTTAATTCGTCAGGTGTCAGTTTATCAAAGTTCTTACCGTCTTTTTCAGCTTGAACCTTTGCTAAAATGTCAACCGTACGACGTTGGACTTCAACAGTTAAAGCAGGGTATTTTTCAAAAGAAGATTGCTGTTTAGTCGTAAGATTCTTTTTAATATCGTATTTCATTGCTTCATCATACTCGGCTTGCGTAATCGAGCCTTCAGAAAGCATTCTATTCAATACGGTTTGCATTCGTTTAACTCCTGCAGAGATGTCTTCTTTAGGTACACCGCCATTACTGAATGGGGTATAAACGAATGGGTTCTTTGGAAGTCCAGCTAAATATGCGGATTGAGCAAGATTCAGCTTAGAAGCAGGAACTCCAAAAATGCCTTCTGCAGCAGCCTGTATACCTGCTACATTTCGACCAGATGAATTTCTTCCGTAAGGTACGATGTTTAAGTAAGCTTCTAGGATTTCATCTTTCTTAAGTACTTTCTCAAGTCTCATAGCTAATAAAATTTCTTTTGCTTTTCGGTCGAAAGAAACTTCATTCGTTAGAATTTGATTTTTTATCAGCTGTTGAGTTAAAGTGCTTCCTCCTGTAACAATTGGAGCACCAGAAAACTCTTCATACATAGCGCGTAAAATTGCTTTTGGTACAACACCTTCATGTTCATAGAAATATTGATCTTCTGTAGATATAACCGCTTTTATGACAAAAGGAGAAACATCTTTCAAACTAACCTCTTGTCTATCTAAATCTGATTGAAGTTTACCCATGTATTGATCGTTATCAAAGTATACGGTACTCGTTTCTTCATAATTATAAATATCTTCTTTCATAGAAGTGTGCGCTCGTACAGACTCGTCTTTTACGAGTGAAGCGAAGAAACCAGCGCCAACACCCGCTGCGAAAACACCGCCGAGGATAAGTAGTACAGTTACGATCAAGAACATGTTCCATGTAACGTTATATGTAATTCGTGCTGTTCGAATAATTCCTTTTTCTTTTAAAAAGTGGACAAATTTCTCCCATTTTTGCTTTAATTCATCAAAACGAGACATCATTTGGTAATCCCTCCCCCTCGTGTATTATAACATAAGGTCGATTTATGATAGAACACCGTTTTTGAATATGAAGATTGACATGAAATTCATCTATGTGGTAAAAATAAATGAAGATTATTATATGTTGAAAGCGAAGATAGGAATGAGTAGCAGGTGTCTCCATGTTTCAGAAAGCTGGTGGTTGATGCGAACCAGTGCAAAGGCATGCTGTGAATTACCTCCTGGAGCTGTCTCTGTGAACGTTAAGTAGCAGAGAACGGATAAAACCGTTACGAAATGAAGTGAAAAGCCATTCGTTTGGCTTTTAATTAGGGTGGTACCGCGAGATTGTCATCACGTCCCTTTCCAACAGGAGAGGGACTTTTTTTATTGTCATTAAACATCATCATCATCATTAAACAACGGAAGGAAAGATAGGAATGAATATTCTACAAGATCTAGAATTTAGAGGTCTTCTTAATCAAGTAACGGACCAAGAAGGGTTACAAAAAGAACTTGAAAAGGGAATCGTAAAACTTTATTGCGGATTCGATCCTACTGCAGACAGTCTGCACATTGGAAACCTGTTACCAATCCTTACTCTTAAACGATTTCAAGAAGCTGGACATCAGCCGTTTGCGCTAGTTGGCGGTGGAACAGGTTTGATTGGGGATCCAAGTGGTAGACAGACAGAAAGAACATTGAACGAAGCAGAGATTGTTGTTCAATGGACAGACAAAATCAAAAATCAGCTTTCAAGATTACTTGATTTCGAAAGAGAAACGAACCCGGCTAAAACAGTGAATAACTATGAGTGGTTAAGTCAACTTACGATGATTGAGTTTCTTCGTGACGTTGGAAAGAATTTCTCAGTTAACTACATGCTTGCCAAGGATTCTGTTGACTCTCGTTTAGAAGCGGGGATCTCTTTTACCGAGTTCTCATACATGATTTTACAGTCGTATGACTTTCTTAATCTTTTCCAAAAAGAAAATGTAAAACTTCAAATAGGTGGAAGTGACCAGTGGGGGAATATTACAGCTGGTATGGAATTGATCCGTCGATCCGGTGAGGAAGAGAAAGCATTTGGACTAACGATACCATTAATTACAAAAGCGGATGGTACGAAGTTTGGTAAAACAGCATCAGGAACAATCTGGCTAGATGCAGAAAAGACGACTCCATATGAGTTCTACCAATTCTGGGTAAACGCAGCAGATGCGGATGTGATCAACTGGCTAAAATATTTCACGTTCTTATCTAAAGAAGAAATCGAAGTTCTTGAAAAATCATTAGCTGAAGCACCAGAAAAGCGTGAAGCACAAAAAGCATTAGGTCGAGAAGTAACAACGCTTGTTCACGGAGAAGCAGCTTTCAAACAAGCAGTAAAGATCACAGAAGCACTTTTCAGTGGAAATCTTTCTGACTTAACGGCTGCTGAGATCGAACAAGGGTTCAAAGACGTTCCTTCGTTTAACGCATCTAATACGGAAGACGTAAACATTGTAGACCTTCTTGTTGATGCAAAGATTTCTCCATCTAAAAGACAAGCTAGAGAAGATGTAACGAATGGAGCTGTATCTATCAACGGAGAAAAGGTTCAAGATACAGCTTATATGATTGGAGAGAACGATCGTATCGAAAACAAGTTTGTCATCATCCGACGCGGTAAGAAAAAGTACACGTTGATCAGATACTAAAAACGAGTAGGAACCCTGTGGGATGGGGTTCCTCTCTAACTTTATTAAAGGAAGTGTTTGTTTTGAAGAAAATTCAATTAGCAGAAGACCTTCAATTTTCACAGATCGTTCACGGTCATTGGCGTTTAGCTGAATGGAATCTATCTCCTGAAGAGCTTCTTTCACTTATGGAAAGATGTATAGAAGCAGGAATTACCACGTTTGATCATGCTGATATTTATGGGAACTACATGTGTGAAGAGCTGTTTGGTCAAGCACTTGCTCTCAAACCTTCTTTAAGAGAAGACATTCAAATTGTAACGAAGTGTGGAATTAAACTTATATCTGAAAATCGTCCTCAACATACGATAAAATCCTATGATACGAGTAAAGAACATATCATCTTCTCTGCAGAAAATTCATTGCAAAAAATGAATACAGACTATGTAGATGTATTGTTGATTCATCGCCCAGATCCTTTTATGGACCCAGCCGAAACAGCAGAAGCGTTTCACGTCTTAAGAAAAGAGGGGAAAGTTAAGCATTTTGGAGTTTCTAACTTTACCCCTAAACAAATGGAAATGCTACAAAGTGAGTACAATGGCCCACTTATAACGAATCAGATCGAGTTATCCGTTCTTCATGAACAGCCTTTCTTTGATGGTACGATCAACCACCTTCAAAAAGAAAAAGTAAGACCGATGGCGTGGTCTCCTCTTGCTGGTGGAAGATTGTTTAAAGGAGAAGATGAAAAAGCAAAACGCGTGAAAAAGGCACTAGAAAAAGTGGCTGTTGAAACTGAAGCCTCTTCGATTGATGAAGTTGCTTACGCGTGGCTTTTGAAGCACCCCTCACAGATCATGCCGATCGTAGGAAGCGGAAAAATGAACCGTATTGAAGCGGCTATAAATGCAGCGAACTTACCATTAACACGCGAGCAGTGGTTCTACATTTTACAAGAAAGTATGGGAAAAGAAGTAGATTGATTCATACATGATAATCCTTCGTTAATAAGTTGAAAATCCATGCAGCTTGCTGTGTGGATTTTTTATTATATCTATAGAACATTTCATTAGTAATTAGTTCCTTAGTAGTATAATATTAGAAATAAATACTAAAAGATGGGGATGCAACAATGATTACATTAAGCAAAAACAATTCTATGAAGAGCTCACAAGTTCTGAATGAAA encodes:
- a CDS encoding transglycosylase domain-containing protein, with protein sequence MMSRFDELKQKWEKFVHFLKEKGIIRTARITYNVTWNMFLIVTVLLILGGVFAAGVGAGFFASLVKDESVRAHTSMKEDIYNYEETSTVYFDNDQYMGKLQSDLDRQEVSLKDVSPFVIKAVISTEDQYFYEHEGVVPKAILRAMYEEFSGAPIVTGGSTLTQQLIKNQILTNEVSFDRKAKEILLAMRLEKVLKKDEILEAYLNIVPYGRNSSGRNVAGIQAAAEGIFGVPASKLNLAQSAYLAGLPKNPFVYTPFSNGGVPKEDISAGVKRMQTVLNRMLSEGSITQAEYDEAMKYDIKKNLTTKQQSSFEKYPALTVEVQRRTVDILAKVQAEKDGKNFDKLTPDELKEYKENARIQVRQKGIKIHTTINQKIYDEMQAVVANDNLFGPANEYVRGKKLDKPEPEEVGASLIDNKSGKIISFVAGRDFNREQTNHSTYMKRQNGSTMKPLLAYSLALETGKVQPGSIVPDTPIQSGSHSIGNWDGKYDGLVSVRHSMKWSRNTPAVRSYMRVNTDEALNRLEKMGVSSLSPNDRGAPVLAIGGMTNGVTVEENTNAFATFANGGNFVDAYMIEKIESNNGELIYQHKANPVPVYSPQTSFLLLDMMRDVVNGGTGNNINRYLSFSTDWAGKSGTTNDDYDSWFVGTNPNVSLGVWIGYDTPDSLAKGDGGTGKRNQRIWSLLANAAYKHSPQLMDPDKQFAMPSGIVRREICGISGKLPSDLCRSAGLVTTDLFNAKFTPNEVDDTLTKGRYVLVGDAKYKALPSTPQEFTKDGVLIKEEFLRELGLEALNKLTNTTNLLNNIVPEKELKENGKVPSAVAGAKMSDGVLSWASHGENDVIGYRIYHSSDGTSFKKIGSVTADKTSAKVPAGVVYVTAVDIAGKESPAQTKVQVGEKKPPAEPPTPPTDGVGGKPDEPQDPPPPPPTEPADPGTDDPPPATTQNNKKKPSN
- a CDS encoding aldo/keto reductase, whose amino-acid sequence is MKKIQLAEDLQFSQIVHGHWRLAEWNLSPEELLSLMERCIEAGITTFDHADIYGNYMCEELFGQALALKPSLREDIQIVTKCGIKLISENRPQHTIKSYDTSKEHIIFSAENSLQKMNTDYVDVLLIHRPDPFMDPAETAEAFHVLRKEGKVKHFGVSNFTPKQMEMLQSEYNGPLITNQIELSVLHEQPFFDGTINHLQKEKVRPMAWSPLAGGRLFKGEDEKAKRVKKALEKVAVETEASSIDEVAYAWLLKHPSQIMPIVGSGKMNRIEAAINAANLPLTREQWFYILQESMGKEVD
- a CDS encoding GNAT family N-acetyltransferase, which codes for MNHTKTYNCVALKTSHGTITVEGPVSAETLEGLYFHEDLKAFRPADEQKKAVTEIARLPEGRIIIARNKDTVIGYVTYVYPDPLERWSEGNMENLLELGAIEVIPDYRNFKVGKTLLKVSMMDDAMEDYIIITTEYYWHWDLKGTKLSVWDYRKVMEKMMNAGDLEYMATDDPEISSHPANCLMVRIGKRIDLDTIQQFDRLRFKNRFMY
- the acsA gene encoding acetate--CoA ligase; translated protein: MKLEALPIIKGDFNLQDYEATYGAFDWKDIEKEFSWHKTGRVNMAYEAIDRHAASHRKNKVALYFSDQKRDEKYTFKDMKEMSNKAGNMLRQIGVEKGDRVFIFMPRSPELYFTFLGAIKLGAIVGPLFEAFMEGAVRDRLEDSEAKVLVTTPALLERVPVDQLPKLKNVILVGEDVKEEGPYVNYFDRMKKASKDLDIEWVDREDGLILHYTSGSTGKPKGVLHVHNAMLQHFQTSKWVLDLKEDDVYWCTADPGWVTGTSYGIFGPWLNGTSSVIRGGRFSPEDWYGTIENYGVTVWYSAPTAFRMLMGAGDEVVKKFDMSSLRHILSVGEPLNPEVVRWGMKVFNLRIHDNWWMTETGGQLISNYPAMEIKPGSMGKPFPGVEAAIIDDQDNILPPYRMGNLAIKKGWPSMMRAIWNNPEKYDSYFTPGGWYVSGDSAYMDEDGYFWFQGRIDDVIMTSGERVGPFEVESKLVEHPAVAEAGVIGKPDPVRGEIIKAFIALRSGYEASDELIEEIRSFVKAGLAAHAAPREIEFRDKLPKTRSGKIMRRVLKAWELDLPTGDLSTMED
- the tyrS gene encoding tyrosine--tRNA ligase → MNILQDLEFRGLLNQVTDQEGLQKELEKGIVKLYCGFDPTADSLHIGNLLPILTLKRFQEAGHQPFALVGGGTGLIGDPSGRQTERTLNEAEIVVQWTDKIKNQLSRLLDFERETNPAKTVNNYEWLSQLTMIEFLRDVGKNFSVNYMLAKDSVDSRLEAGISFTEFSYMILQSYDFLNLFQKENVKLQIGGSDQWGNITAGMELIRRSGEEEKAFGLTIPLITKADGTKFGKTASGTIWLDAEKTTPYEFYQFWVNAADADVINWLKYFTFLSKEEIEVLEKSLAEAPEKREAQKALGREVTTLVHGEAAFKQAVKITEALFSGNLSDLTAAEIEQGFKDVPSFNASNTEDVNIVDLLVDAKISPSKRQAREDVTNGAVSINGEKVQDTAYMIGENDRIENKFVIIRRGKKKYTLIRY